CTTCGAGAAGTCGCAGGTCCGCCCCGAAGAGATCCACACCGCGCCGGGCAACTACATCGCGTTCATCCACTGGCCGTTCCAGCGCGAGAACGTACCGCTGGGCCGGGCCAAGGAGTACGACCCCGACGTGCATGGCGACTTCGACACGCTCGAACACCCCGACGTCGCGAAGGGTCGCGTCGTCCGCAGTGCGGCGGCGAGCGAGTACCTACGCATGCTCGGTATCGCCCGGCTGTTCTTCGACAACATCCCGTCGCTGCAAAGCAGTTGGGTCACGATGGGCCCGAAGATCGGGCAGCTCGCGCTCTTCTACGGCGCCAACGACATGGGCGGGGCGATGATGGAGGAGAACGTCGTCAGCGCCGCCGGCACGACGTACAAGCTGCAGGTCCGTGAGATCTGCCGACTCATCCGCGACGCCGGCTTCGTCCCGGCACAACGCGATCAGTACTACAACGTCCTGCAACGCCACGACGGCCCCGACAGCCCCGACCTTCAGCCCGTCCCCGAGCCGGCCCTGCGGAAGGTCGACAAGCTCGACGACAAGACGTGGATCGGCTCCGCCCCGGGCCTCGAAGACGTGAGCTACACCCGCATCACCGGCGACGACGACGGTGCCGACAAGAGCACCAAACTCCAACTACATGTCCTCGGCGGCGACAGGTAGGACGAGAAATCAGGGCGTCCATTTAACGCAAACGAGCCCGACGTCGGTGTTGACGCCGGGCTCGCGTTGCGAAGAGAGATCGTGATCTATCGGCGACGACGCAGCGCGAGGCCACCGAGCGCGAGCAGGCCGACGCTCGCCGGCTCGGGGATCGGTACAACGGTCAGGTCGCGGATCAGGTCGCCGGAGGCGAACTCGCCAACGAGCGTGAACGAGCCATCGCCGAGGTCGACGGTGAAGAGGTTGGAGTTGGGCCCGGTCTGCAGCACGGCGTAGGCGATGCCGCTGGCACCGGAGATGTCGAGGCCGGCTTCGTTGGTGGTCGGCACCGGCAGGACACCGTCGCCGATGGTCACGAGCGTGCCGGCGTTGTTGGCCACCGTGACCACCGAGCCCGTCGCGCGGTCGATGCCGTACTGCTGGGTGCTAGACGCGCCGGGTACGCTGTTGGTGTAGGCAATGCCGACGATGTTCGGGTCCGCGCCTTCGTTGACGTCGCCAGCCGCGTAAAAGACCGGGGTCTTCTCGACGCTGCCGAGGTACATGCCGGTGTTGCCGTCGATGACGCGGTTGTTGTCGGTGTCGCTGATGATGCGGGCGAACCGGCCGATGTCGGTCGGGTCACCGCTGCCGCCGTCGAAGGCGGGGTTGAAGTCGAACGCGAAGCTGGTCCCGGCCAGCGGCGTCGAGAGCGTGGAGCCGACCTGCGTTGCGACGAACGTGCCCGGGTCGACGGTGTAGATGTTGGACTGGTTGCCGATGACGTAAATCTCGCCGGTGGCGGCGCGGTAGTCGATCATCTGCAGAATCTCGTTCTGCGCCAGGCCGGTGATGGTGCCGCCCGACACGGAGTTCGACGGCGCGGTGCTGTCGATGATCGCGATGCTGTTTTGAGTCGTGAGGCCGTAGATCACTTCGGCGTTCGCAGTGCCGGCCGTGGCAAAGGAACCGAGTGCGGCGACAGCAAGTGCCTTCATGGAATGCATTTTCATGTTCTCTCTTTCTTGGGTGTTGAGGGTTCCGTTGGGGTACGACAATGCGTTCGGAGCAGATGCGCACGCCGTGGATTTTCGCTCGTTCTTCGATCAACCTCGGTCGGGTCGATTTCATCCCGTTCACACAAATGTCGACCTGTGTTAGCGTCGGCCCACCGCGCGACCGTTCAACCGCGTTTGCCGGTCAGCTATTTTGTCGCACGTTCCGTCTGACAATCAGCTCATGAAGCGGGTCGCCGACGGTGATGCGAACGCAATGCGTGCGCTCTTTGAACGCCACGCCCCTTCGATGCTCGGCATTGCCGCCCGGCTCTTGCATGACCGCCACGACGCCGAGGAACTGGTCAACGAGGTCTTCCTCGAGCTCTGGCAGAAGGCGGATCAGTTCACCCAGGACCGCGGTTCGGTGCAGACGTACCTGTTGCTGCTGACGCGCAGTCGGTCGATCGACCGGATCCGGTCGATGAACCGCAAATCCGCCGGAGGCGACCACATCGTCCAGCGGTTGCCTGATGCCTCCGTCGTCGACGTGGGCGATTCGCCGCATGCGTCGGCCGAGCGAACGGAGTTACGATCCATAGTGAAGTCCGAGTTGGCCGACCTGCCCGAACAGCAGCGACATTTGCTCGACCTGGCGTTCTTCGGCGGGATGACCCACAAGCAGATCGCCGAGCGCGTCAACGAGCCGCTCGGAACGATCAAGGGCCGACTTCGTCGGGCGATGCTGCACCTGCGTGATCGGCTTCACGCGCGTCTCAATCCCGGCGAAACCCGTAGTTCAGACGGGGATTCAGATACGGACGGCGCCGCCGCCGGTCCGACCAAAGAAAAGGGGGGCGGCGAATGACGCGCGACGACCTCCACAATCTGATGCTGCTCTACGCCGCCGATCTCGCCGA
This genomic stretch from Planctomycetota bacterium harbors:
- a CDS encoding DUF4394 domain-containing protein, with amino-acid sequence MKALAVAALGSFATAGTANAEVIYGLTTQNSIAIIDSTAPSNSVSGGTITGLAQNEILQMIDYRAATGEIYVIGNQSNIYTVDPGTFVATQVGSTLSTPLAGTSFAFDFNPAFDGGSGDPTDIGRFARIISDTDNNRVIDGNTGMYLGSVEKTPVFYAAGDVNEGADPNIVGIAYTNSVPGASSTQQYGIDRATGSVVTVANNAGTLVTIGDGVLPVPTTNEAGLDISGASGIAYAVLQTGPNSNLFTVDLGDGSFTLVGEFASGDLIRDLTVVPIPEPASVGLLALGGLALRRRR
- a CDS encoding sigma-70 family RNA polymerase sigma factor — translated: MKRVADGDANAMRALFERHAPSMLGIAARLLHDRHDAEELVNEVFLELWQKADQFTQDRGSVQTYLLLLTRSRSIDRIRSMNRKSAGGDHIVQRLPDASVVDVGDSPHASAERTELRSIVKSELADLPEQQRHLLDLAFFGGMTHKQIAERVNEPLGTIKGRLRRAMLHLRDRLHARLNPGETRSSDGDSDTDGAAAGPTKEKGGGE